From a region of the Rouxiella sp. S1S-2 genome:
- the proP gene encoding glycine betaine/L-proline transporter ProP: MKDSTESHTSHIKFWRKRNKPELTLDDITIVDRKMLNRAVGAAALGNAMEWFDFGVYSFLAVTIGHVFFPSGSASAQLIATFATFAAAFLIRPLGGLVFGPLGDKIGRQKVLAFTMIMMAIGTFSIGLIPSYSSIGIAAPILLLVARLVQGFSTGGEYGGAATFIAEYSTDKRRGFMGSWLEFGTLGGYLLGAGLVTGLTAFITPQQLLDWGWRIPFYIAAPLGLFGLYIRLKLEETPAFQKHMEKQEQIEDSKPRQTLFEMLRKYWRPMLQCIGLVLLFNVSNYMLTSYMPSYLTSVLGLSELSGLMLIMVVMFIMMPMTLLLGFWNDRLGRKPVLLAGAVGLILFSIPALMLIGQGGVVGVFCGLMLLGVLHTFFSGTMPSALPALFTTNTRYSALAIGFNISVSLFGGTTPLITSWLVSETGNVLVPAYYLMGAALIGAITVLTLKETARKPLIGSAPAVENKEEAKKLLKKIRLRKKKREDEEANLGSNTPS, encoded by the coding sequence ATGAAAGATTCAACGGAATCTCATACTTCCCACATCAAATTTTGGCGCAAACGAAACAAGCCCGAACTGACTCTTGATGACATCACCATTGTTGACCGGAAAATGCTTAACCGCGCAGTGGGAGCCGCGGCGTTGGGTAATGCAATGGAGTGGTTCGACTTTGGGGTATACAGTTTTTTAGCCGTCACCATCGGGCACGTTTTCTTCCCGAGCGGGAGTGCATCGGCGCAGCTCATTGCCACTTTTGCCACCTTTGCCGCCGCGTTTCTGATCCGTCCGTTAGGGGGGCTGGTATTTGGGCCATTGGGTGACAAAATCGGTCGTCAGAAAGTGCTCGCCTTTACCATGATCATGATGGCGATAGGGACATTCAGCATCGGTTTGATTCCGAGTTATTCAAGTATTGGTATCGCGGCACCTATTTTGCTGCTGGTGGCGCGTCTGGTGCAGGGCTTCTCGACCGGCGGTGAATACGGTGGGGCAGCCACTTTTATCGCTGAATACTCCACCGACAAGCGCCGTGGATTTATGGGCAGCTGGTTGGAGTTTGGTACGCTCGGCGGTTATTTGCTGGGGGCGGGTCTGGTTACTGGACTCACTGCATTTATTACGCCTCAGCAACTGCTCGACTGGGGCTGGCGTATTCCGTTCTATATCGCTGCGCCATTAGGTTTATTTGGCTTGTATATCCGTTTAAAGCTTGAGGAAACGCCTGCGTTTCAGAAACATATGGAGAAGCAGGAGCAAATAGAAGACAGCAAACCGCGTCAAACCTTGTTTGAGATGCTGAGAAAATACTGGCGGCCGATGCTGCAGTGTATTGGCCTGGTGCTGCTATTCAACGTTTCCAACTATATGCTGACGTCTTACATGCCAAGTTACCTGACCAGCGTACTCGGATTAAGCGAGCTTAGCGGCCTGATGCTGATTATGGTGGTGATGTTTATTATGATGCCAATGACCCTGCTGCTGGGTTTCTGGAATGATCGGCTGGGGCGTAAACCGGTGCTGCTTGCCGGTGCCGTTGGGTTGATCCTATTTTCGATACCCGCGCTGATGCTGATTGGTCAAGGCGGTGTTGTGGGCGTATTTTGCGGTCTGATGCTGCTAGGTGTTCTGCATACCTTTTTCAGCGGCACCATGCCTTCGGCGCTGCCTGCGCTGTTTACTACTAACACCCGTTACAGTGCACTGGCAATCGGTTTTAACATCTCCGTCTCGCTGTTTGGCGGCACTACGCCGCTCATCACTTCATGGTTGGTTTCAGAAACGGGCAACGTGCTGGTCCCAGCCTACTACCTGATGGGTGCGGCCCTGATTGGTGCGATTACCGTATTGACGTTGAAAGAAACGGCGCGTAAACCTTTGATTGGTTCTGCCCCAGCGGTTGAAAACAAAGAAGAAGCGAAGAAACTGTTGAAGAAAATACGTTTACGTAAAAAGAAACGTGAAGATGAAGAGGCTAATCTAGGCAGCAATACGCCGAGTTAG
- a CDS encoding rhodanese-related sulfurtransferase translates to MPVLHNRISNEELKARMLAEAEPRTTVSFYKYFHLDDPKAFRDRLYIDLVKLNVFGRIYVAKEGINAQISVPQSQFEAFKQHLFACHPALDNIRLNIALEDDGKSFWVLRFKVRERIVADGIDDDTFDPSNIGEYLKAEQVNAMIDDPDTLFVDMRNHYEYEVGHFDKAIEVPSDTFRDQLPMAVDMLKDDKDKKIVMYCTGGIRCEKASAYMLHNGFKNVYHVEGGIIEYARRAKEQGLPVKFKGKNFVFDERMGERISDDVIAHCHQCGAECDNHTNCLNDGCHLLFIQCPSCAAKFEGCCSEICQTELKLPPEQQRALRAGRENGNKIFNKSKGLLQTTMHIPAPKDAGSID, encoded by the coding sequence ATGCCAGTGTTACATAACCGAATTTCTAACGAGGAACTGAAGGCACGCATGCTGGCAGAAGCCGAGCCGCGCACGACAGTTTCTTTTTATAAATACTTCCATCTTGATGACCCTAAAGCATTTCGCGACCGGCTCTACATTGATCTGGTTAAGTTAAATGTTTTTGGCCGCATTTATGTGGCTAAAGAAGGCATCAATGCGCAGATTAGCGTTCCGCAAAGCCAATTCGAGGCTTTTAAACAGCATCTTTTTGCCTGTCATCCGGCTCTCGACAATATTCGCTTAAATATTGCGCTGGAAGACGACGGCAAGTCATTTTGGGTGCTGCGCTTCAAAGTGCGTGAGCGAATTGTGGCAGACGGCATTGATGATGATACCTTTGACCCTTCCAACATAGGTGAATACCTCAAGGCGGAACAGGTCAACGCAATGATTGACGATCCTGATACGCTTTTTGTCGATATGCGTAACCACTACGAATACGAAGTGGGGCATTTTGACAAGGCGATTGAAGTGCCTTCTGATACCTTCCGCGACCAGCTGCCGATGGCCGTTGATATGCTGAAGGACGATAAAGACAAAAAGATTGTTATGTACTGCACCGGCGGTATCCGCTGTGAGAAGGCCAGCGCCTACATGCTGCATAACGGCTTTAAAAATGTTTATCACGTTGAAGGCGGGATTATCGAGTATGCACGTCGTGCCAAAGAACAGGGTTTGCCGGTAAAATTTAAAGGCAAAAATTTTGTATTTGATGAGCGCATGGGCGAAAGAATCTCTGACGACGTGATTGCCCACTGCCACCAGTGCGGTGCTGAGTGTGATAATCACACGAACTGTCTGAACGACGGCTGCCATTTGCTGTTCATTCAGTGCCCATCCTGCGCCGCCAAGTTTGAAGGCTGCTGTAGCGAAATCTGCCAGACTGAGCTCAAGCTTCCACCTGAGCAACAGCGCGCACTGCGGGCCGGTCGTGAGAATGGCAATAAAATATTCAATAAATCTAAAGGGTTATTGCAGACAACCATGCATATTCCAGCCCCTAAAGACGCGGGATCAATCGACTGA
- a CDS encoding NADH:flavin oxidoreductase/NADH oxidase, with amino-acid sequence MSKLFESIKLGSLTLANRIVIAPMCQYSAEHGKATSWHHAHLGQLSFSGAGLLILEATAVEDVGRISPQDLGLWNDETEEAMANLVTSLRENSDIPLGIQLGHAGRKASCYAPWEGGTQISAKLGGWQTVAPSAVGFADTDNVPEAMSLERISALKQAFVDSAKRADKLGFDLIELHGAHGYLLHQFLSPLSNQRTDQYGGSLENRMRLLLEIYQELRQVFSDNKPIGVRISATDWVPGGWDVEQSIELSKALEKLGCSYIHVSSGGLSTQQKIAVGPNYQVPFAQSIKQAVDIPVIAVGLITEPEQAEAIVSTGQADMIALARGVLYNPRWPWHAAAKLGAKVSAPKQYWRSEPHNVKGLFDVK; translated from the coding sequence ATGAGCAAGTTATTTGAAAGCATCAAACTCGGTTCACTGACGTTAGCTAACCGCATCGTTATCGCGCCTATGTGCCAATACTCGGCCGAACACGGTAAAGCAACGTCATGGCACCACGCCCACCTTGGCCAGCTCTCATTTTCCGGTGCAGGATTATTGATTCTGGAGGCCACGGCGGTTGAGGACGTAGGTAGGATCTCCCCGCAGGACCTTGGTTTATGGAACGATGAAACCGAAGAGGCAATGGCTAACCTGGTCACTTCACTGCGTGAAAACAGTGACATTCCATTAGGCATACAGCTGGGGCACGCGGGTCGCAAGGCATCGTGCTATGCGCCATGGGAAGGCGGCACGCAAATCAGCGCCAAACTCGGTGGCTGGCAAACGGTAGCGCCTTCTGCCGTAGGTTTTGCCGATACCGATAACGTGCCGGAAGCAATGTCACTAGAAAGAATCAGCGCCCTTAAGCAGGCCTTCGTCGACAGCGCAAAGCGCGCGGACAAACTGGGCTTCGACCTGATTGAACTGCACGGTGCACACGGTTATTTACTGCACCAGTTCCTGTCTCCTCTTTCAAATCAGCGCACGGATCAATACGGCGGCTCATTGGAAAACCGTATGCGCCTGCTGTTGGAGATTTATCAGGAACTGCGCCAGGTCTTCTCTGACAACAAACCGATTGGCGTGCGCATCTCTGCCACCGATTGGGTACCGGGCGGCTGGGACGTGGAACAGTCGATTGAACTTTCTAAGGCACTTGAAAAACTGGGGTGCAGCTACATTCACGTCTCGAGTGGCGGTCTGTCAACGCAGCAGAAAATTGCCGTAGGTCCTAATTATCAGGTGCCGTTCGCGCAAAGTATCAAGCAAGCGGTGGATATCCCGGTTATCGCCGTGGGGCTAATTACTGAGCCAGAGCAGGCTGAAGCTATCGTTTCTACCGGTCAGGCAGACATGATAGCGCTGGCGCGCGGCGTGCTCTACAACCCACGCTGGCCTTGGCATGCGGCGGCAAAACTGGGGGCTAAGGTTAGTGCACCCAAACAGTATTGGCGCAGCGAGCCGCATAATGTGAAAGGTTTATTCGACGTAAAATAA